The Prodigiosinella aquatilis region ATACCGAAGTGGAATTCACTCCATTAGCCGTGGCCAATGGGAAGGAGCCAAGGCCGTGGGGATGCGCCATAGTCAAATCTTGAAACGTATTATCTTTCCTCAGGTATTCAAGCGAATGCTTCCGGCATTCACTAACCGAGGGATAGAACTGGCAAAAATGACTTCGCTTTGTTCGGTCATTGCGGTCCATGAGATTATGTACCAAGGACGCCTGCTAAGTGCGGCATTCTACAAGCCGTTCGAAATATTCACCTGCGTAGCAGTGATCTATTTCCTGGTGATTTATCCAGGAAGCTGGCTGTCTTCCAGGCTTGAGAAGAAATACGCCAGGTTTGATTAATCGTGTGTGGCCTTAGCCCAACGATAACTGGCTTTCAGATGTTTAAAAAGAATGATGAGCAGCGTAAAGATTTTACTGCCGTCGCAGACATGGCTGACGTTTAGATCTTAGCTTCTATATAAATTAGAATAACTTTCAGCCACATTGTTCATTAAGTACTTTTCGTTCAAAACACCCGGTTTTTTATCATCCAATGAGCTCTTTTGAGTTAATACGTTATAATTATTCACTAAGACATTTTCCAAATCACTTACCTCTCCTTTTTTAAATAGAGAGATATATTCAGGATGTTCAACGCTAAGCTCTTCATGTGGCGATATATCAGATAAAATACAATGTACCCCACAAGACAATGCTTCAAGAACCGTATTCGGAAGTCCTTCATTATATGAAGGAGATATAAAAAAATCAGCAGCCACTAAATATGGAAATACATTATCTTTTCGGCCTAAAAACTGTACATTTTTCAAATTTGAAAATTTCTCAAAACTTTCTGCGTCTCGTTGCAATGAAGAATCGCCAATAAAGACAAAAACAAAATTACTTTTTGACTCCAATCGCTCCGCAACACTCAAGATATCAACAATACCTTTTCGAATCACAAATCTACCAATAAATAAACATACACAGAGATCATTACCATACTCATCTTCTAATTTTTTTCTAAAATGCTGCGCACAGTCGTTATTATCAAAACGATAAGGTTCTATGCCATTAGGGATCAGTACAACATTTTTTTTAGGAAGAAATTTTATTGTTTCCTGATATCCTTCATTATTTAATGCAACATAAATAGTTCTTTTTGAGCATATTGATGCAATCAGGCTCTTTATTTTACTACTATTCATTGCACTGACTTCGCCGTTTGTTGACACTTTAACTATTACTTTTTTCTTCAGAAGAAGGCCAACGATAGAAACAACAAGCCCAAAAATAGACGTTGCATGGCAATGAATAACATCATATTTTCTTGATTTATAGAGTAAATAAAAAAATAAAATAATGCAAAAAAAGTACTCAGCAAGTACGCCTGTGCCAAATGGAGGCAGCCGTCTTATTCTTACTCCATCAATTATTTCATTTTTTTTCAACAAAGGAGTTAGTCGCCTTGTAACAACTTCAACAATGTTAACATTCGGGTCAGCAGAAAATGCTTTTATTAATCTACTGCACTGAACCTCCGCACCGCCTAATATAGGGAAATAGCGAGGTAATACCATAATTACGTTAGTCATTGAACACCCGCATCAATTCGCTTAAAATTTTCTCTGACGCATAATTATCCAGAATAAAGTCACGAGTTTTATACTTATAAATATCTCGATATTCTTCATAGTTATCTATAAGACACGATAGTATATCAAACCATTCATCATTTGATGTTGCAGGATAAGCGCCATTGACATTGCCCAGAAGAATATTCTTATTCATTCCAACAGGACTTCCGACTACCATACTCCCACAAGATAAATGCTGTAACAATTTGAAACTACACTTTCCTTTCGTCCATTCGTCCTCATCAAGGGGCATTAATCCGATATCAATTGATTGGAAATTTTTTATTTCATCAATCTCAGACCACTCTACGTACTCAACAGACTCATTATTATTAATAAAATCAAATTTCTTATCACATACAATCTTAATTTTCACAAATGAATATTTAGATAGTATATTTTCCAACACAGAGCTAATTAATTTGACATATTTCAGGTTTCCATGGGTACCAATCCAACCTAAAGTAATAATATCAGATTTATATTCTACAGCTCTTGGTTTGTATTTATCAACATTCACAGATGTAGGTATAACATATACATTACTATTATATTGCCTAAACCACTCGGCAAGATA contains the following coding sequences:
- a CDS encoding glycosyltransferase family 4 protein, with protein sequence MTNVIMVLPRYFPILGGAEVQCSRLIKAFSADPNVNIVEVVTRRLTPLLKKNEIIDGVRIRRLPPFGTGVLAEYFFCIILFFYLLYKSRKYDVIHCHATSIFGLVVSIVGLLLKKKVIVKVSTNGEVSAMNSSKIKSLIASICSKRTIYVALNNEGYQETIKFLPKKNVVLIPNGIEPYRFDNNDCAQHFRKKLEDEYGNDLCVCLFIGRFVIRKGIVDILSVAERLESKSNFVFVFIGDSSLQRDAESFEKFSNLKNVQFLGRKDNVFPYLVAADFFISPSYNEGLPNTVLEALSCGVHCILSDISPHEELSVEHPEYISLFKKGEVSDLENVLVNNYNVLTQKSSLDDKKPGVLNEKYLMNNVAESYSNLYRS
- a CDS encoding amino acid ABC transporter permease, whose translation is MHFSWDMAVTLESLPVLLKGVYMTIQLWLVAFPIGMAVGGLLGLARTSSNKLLNISAIAYVEVFRNTPVLIQLIWFYYALPVLTGYQMTAFEAAVLGLTLNTSAYCTEIYRSGIHSISRGQWEGAKAVGMRHSQILKRIIFPQVFKRMLPAFTNRGIELAKMTSLCSVIAVHEIMYQGRLLSAAFYKPFEIFTCVAVIYFLVIYPGSWLSSRLEKKYARFD